In Corylus avellana chromosome ca2, CavTom2PMs-1.0, the following proteins share a genomic window:
- the LOC132171458 gene encoding uncharacterized protein LOC132171458 isoform X2: MKSFKSWRWLMRKRTAFTDGGKCGFKMQLPFMGVVCTVMLFVVYRITNYQYHHTEESRLGSRYLDGLPRGIIQARSDLELRPLWSTSSSRSKINGYSNRNLLAMPVGIQQKLNVDAVVQKFLPENFTIILFHYDDNVDGWRDLNWSKKATHIVAQNQTKWWFAKRFLHPDVVSIYDYIFLWDEDLGVAHFNPARYLNIVKTEGLEISQPALDPNSTDIHHRITIRARTKRFHRRVYDRRGSVKCSDSSEGPPCTGFVEGMAPVFSRSAWHCTWHLIQNDLVHGWGMDMKLGYCAQGDRTRNVGVIDSEYVVHKGIQTLGGSGPPSKKTSNHEELTKRHGPSAFDVRTEIRRQSTWELQIFKERWNRAVEADKKWVDPFRRGKIYRKRSRQH; encoded by the exons ATGAAGTCATTTAAATCATGGAGATGGCTGATGAGAAAACGGACTGCATTCACTGATGGG GGAAAATGTGGATTCAAGATGCAGCTGCCGTTTATGGGAGTTGTGTGTACAGTTATGTTGTTTGTTGTATATCGAATCACAAATTATCAGTATCATCACACTGAG GAATCGCGTTTGGGATCTAGATATTTGGATGGTTTGCCTCGTGGTATTATACAAGCTAGGTCAGATTTGGAGTTAAGGCCTCTATGGTCAACAAGTAGTTCACGGTCAAAG ATCAATGGTTATAGCAACCGTAACTTGCTGGCGATGCCAGTTGGTATTCAGCAAAAGCTAAATGTTGATGCTGTTGTGCAAAAG TTTCTTCCAGAGAATTTTACAATTATTCTATTCCATTATGATGACAATGTGGATGGGTGGCGGGACCTCAACTGGAGTAAGAAAGCCACACATATAGTTGCTCAGAACCAAACAAAGTG GTGGTTTGCTAAGCGCTTTCTACATCCGGATGTTGTGTCCATTTATGATTACATTTTTCTTTGGGATGAAGATTTGGGGGTTGCACATTTTAACCCAGCAAG GTACCTGAATATTGTGAAAACAGAAGGACTGGAGATATCTCAGCCAGCTTTGGACCCAAATTCAACAGATATACATCATAGAATTACTATTCGTGCTCGGACAAAGAGGTTTCATAG GAGAGTCTATGACCGTAGAGGCAGTGTGAAGTGTTCAGATTCCAGTGAGGGGCCACCATGCACTGG ATTTGTTGAAGGCATGGCTCCGGTGTTTTCAAGGTCTGCTTGGCATTGCACCTGGCATCTTATACAG AATGATCTCGTCCATGGATGGGGAATGGATATGAAACTTGGGTATTGTGCGCAG GGGGACCGCACTAGGAATGTGGGAGTCATTGATAGCGAATATGTAGTTCATAAGGGCATACAAACTTTGGGTGGGAGTGGACCGCCTTCTAAAAAG ACCTCAAATCATGAAGAGTTGACAAAG AGACATGGTCCTTCAGCTTTTGATGTGCGAACTGAG ATTAGGAGGCAATCAACATGGGAGCTTCAAATCTTCAAAGAGCGTTGGAATCGAGCGGTCGAGGCCGACAAGAAGTGGGTTGATCCGTTTAGAAGAGGGAAAATATACAGAAAAAGAAGTCGCCAACACTGA
- the LOC132171458 gene encoding uncharacterized protein LOC132171458 isoform X1, whose protein sequence is MKSFKSWRWLMRKRTAFTDGGKCGFKMQLPFMGVVCTVMLFVVYRITNYQYHHTEMEGKYRHFNTIKESRLGSRYLDGLPRGIIQARSDLELRPLWSTSSSRSKINGYSNRNLLAMPVGIQQKLNVDAVVQKFLPENFTIILFHYDDNVDGWRDLNWSKKATHIVAQNQTKWWFAKRFLHPDVVSIYDYIFLWDEDLGVAHFNPARYLNIVKTEGLEISQPALDPNSTDIHHRITIRARTKRFHRRVYDRRGSVKCSDSSEGPPCTGFVEGMAPVFSRSAWHCTWHLIQNDLVHGWGMDMKLGYCAQGDRTRNVGVIDSEYVVHKGIQTLGGSGPPSKKTSNHEELTKRHGPSAFDVRTEIRRQSTWELQIFKERWNRAVEADKKWVDPFRRGKIYRKRSRQH, encoded by the exons ATGAAGTCATTTAAATCATGGAGATGGCTGATGAGAAAACGGACTGCATTCACTGATGGG GGAAAATGTGGATTCAAGATGCAGCTGCCGTTTATGGGAGTTGTGTGTACAGTTATGTTGTTTGTTGTATATCGAATCACAAATTATCAGTATCATCACACTGAG ATGGAAGGGAAGTACCGTCATTTTAACACCATAAAG GAATCGCGTTTGGGATCTAGATATTTGGATGGTTTGCCTCGTGGTATTATACAAGCTAGGTCAGATTTGGAGTTAAGGCCTCTATGGTCAACAAGTAGTTCACGGTCAAAG ATCAATGGTTATAGCAACCGTAACTTGCTGGCGATGCCAGTTGGTATTCAGCAAAAGCTAAATGTTGATGCTGTTGTGCAAAAG TTTCTTCCAGAGAATTTTACAATTATTCTATTCCATTATGATGACAATGTGGATGGGTGGCGGGACCTCAACTGGAGTAAGAAAGCCACACATATAGTTGCTCAGAACCAAACAAAGTG GTGGTTTGCTAAGCGCTTTCTACATCCGGATGTTGTGTCCATTTATGATTACATTTTTCTTTGGGATGAAGATTTGGGGGTTGCACATTTTAACCCAGCAAG GTACCTGAATATTGTGAAAACAGAAGGACTGGAGATATCTCAGCCAGCTTTGGACCCAAATTCAACAGATATACATCATAGAATTACTATTCGTGCTCGGACAAAGAGGTTTCATAG GAGAGTCTATGACCGTAGAGGCAGTGTGAAGTGTTCAGATTCCAGTGAGGGGCCACCATGCACTGG ATTTGTTGAAGGCATGGCTCCGGTGTTTTCAAGGTCTGCTTGGCATTGCACCTGGCATCTTATACAG AATGATCTCGTCCATGGATGGGGAATGGATATGAAACTTGGGTATTGTGCGCAG GGGGACCGCACTAGGAATGTGGGAGTCATTGATAGCGAATATGTAGTTCATAAGGGCATACAAACTTTGGGTGGGAGTGGACCGCCTTCTAAAAAG ACCTCAAATCATGAAGAGTTGACAAAG AGACATGGTCCTTCAGCTTTTGATGTGCGAACTGAG ATTAGGAGGCAATCAACATGGGAGCTTCAAATCTTCAAAGAGCGTTGGAATCGAGCGGTCGAGGCCGACAAGAAGTGGGTTGATCCGTTTAGAAGAGGGAAAATATACAGAAAAAGAAGTCGCCAACACTGA